A window from Sus scrofa isolate TJ Tabasco breed Duroc chromosome 2, Sscrofa11.1, whole genome shotgun sequence encodes these proteins:
- the ADM gene encoding ADM precursor, translating into MKLVPVALMYLGSLAFLGADTARLDVAAEFRKKWNKWALSRGKRELRLSSSYPTGIADLKAGPAQTVIRPQDVKGSSRSPQASIPDAARIRVKRYRQSMNNFQGLRSFGCRFGTCTVQKLAHQIYQFTDKDKDGVAPRSKISPQGYGRRRRRSLPEASLGRTLRSQEPQAHGAPASPAHQVLATLFRI; encoded by the exons ATGAAGCTGGTTCCCGTAGCCCTCATGTACCTGGGCTCGCTCGCCTTCCTGGGCGCTGACACAGCTCGGCTCGACGTGGCGGCAGAGTTCCGAAAGAA aTGGAATAAGTGGGCTCTAAGTCGTGGAAAAAGAGAACTTCGGCTGTCCAGCAGCTACCCCACCGGGATCGCCGACTTGAAGGCCGGGCCTGCCCAGACTGTCATTCGGCCCCAGGATGTGAAGGGCTCCTCTCGCAGCCCCCAGGCCAG cATTCCGGATGCAGCCCGCATCCGAGTCAAGCGCTACCGCCAGAGTATGAACAACTTCCAGGGCCTGCGGAGCTTCGGCTGTCGCTTTGGGACGTGCACCGTGCAGAAGCTGGCGCACCAGATCTACCAGTTCACGGACAAAGACAAGGACGGCGTCGCCCCCCGGAGCAAGATCAGCCCCCAGGGCTACGGCCGCCGGCGCCGACGCTCTCTGCCCGAAGCCAGCCTGGGCCGGACTCTGAGGTCCCAGGAGCCACAGGCGCACGGGGCCCCGGCCTCCCCGGCGCATCAAGTGCTCGCCACTCTCTTTAGGATTTAG